The following are encoded in a window of Chionomys nivalis chromosome X, mChiNiv1.1, whole genome shotgun sequence genomic DNA:
- the Ldoc1 gene encoding protein LDOC1 translates to MVDELVLLLHALLVRHRALCMENSRLMTQLRLLVCERATLLRQVRRPNCPVPFPSRFHGESGRLPEFVVQTMAYMLVNDDLFCNDGMKVAFLISLLSGEAEDWVVPYILMDSPILCDYRAFVEEMKQYFGWDDDDEDDFDDDEEEEDDF, encoded by the coding sequence ATGGTGGATGAACTGGTGTTGCTTCTGCACGCGCTTCTGGTGCGCCACCGCGCCCTGTGCATGGAGAACAGCCGGCTCATGACACAGCTGCGGTTGCTGGTGTGTGAGCGGGCCACTCTGCTGCGCCAGGTACGTCGGCCGAACTGTCCGGTGCCCTTCCCCTCAAGGTTTCACGGCGAGAGCGGCCGGCTCCCCGAGTTTGTTGTGCAGACGATGGCTTACATGCTTGTGAATGATGACCTCTTCTGCAACGACGGCATGAAAGTGGCATTCCTGATCAGCCTCCTCTCCGGGGAAGCAGAGGATTGGGTAGTGCCATACATACTGATGGATAGCCCGATCCTCTGTGATTATCGGGCCTTTGTCGAGGAGATGAAGCAGTATTTTGGCTGGGATGACGACGACGAGGATGAttttgatgatgatgaagaggaagaggatgatTTCTAG